Sequence from the Thermus tengchongensis genome:
TTTGGGAGGAAGGCGGCCTCCTCTACGGCCTCCTCCTCCTCCTGGGCCTAGGGGTCTTCTGGCGGGAACGCCTGGCCCCCTGGGCGGGGCTCCTGGCGGCGGCAGGGCTCAGGGCCCTGCTGGTGGCGGTGGGGCAGTGGCAAGGTTTTGGCCTTTAGGGGCTGGTGCCCCTAGGGAATCCAAAGGAGGTGTGCGATGAAAGGCATGAAGAAGCTCGCTTGGCTAGGTCTCTTGCTGGTCCTTCCGGTTTTGGCCCAGGCCACCACGACCACCTTCTCCGCCCTCACGGTACGGGAGCTGGGCAACTTCCTCACCACCCTGCCCGCGGACTTCTACGGCATCCAGCCCGCCGCGGCCAAGCAGATGATGGACACCCTGGACGTCTTCGTCTTGGACGTGCGGGAGCCCTCGGAGTACAAGGATGGCCGCATCCCGGGGGCGGTGAACATCCCCATCCGCGACCTGCCCAAGAAGGTGGGCGAGCTCCCTAAGGGTAAGCCCATCATCGTCTACTGCGGCATCGGGCACCGCGGGGCCATGGCCTTGGTCTTCCTGAAGGGCCAGGGCTACAACGTGAAGAGCATCCTGGGCGGGTACAAGGCCTGGACCGGGGCTAACCTGCCCGTGGAGAAGTAGGGCTTGAAGCCAAGGGCGGGGCCTTAGGGCCCCGCCCTGAACCCTTTACCCCCTAGCCTTCATCAAAGTAGGTGAGCCTGGGGTGCTTGTTGGCCAAAAGCTCGTCCAAGCGGCGCACGGGGGTGGAGTAGGGCGCGTGCTCCAGCCACTCTTTAGGCTTTTTCAGGAGCTCTCCCAGGGCCTCGGCGAAGGCCTCGAGGGTCTCCTTGCTCTCGGTCTCCGTGGGCTCCACCATGAGGGCCTCCTTGACGATCAGGGGGAAGTAGACCGTGGGCGGGTGGAAGCCAAGCTCCAAAAGCCCTTTGGCCAGGTCCAAGGCGCGGAAGCCCTGGGGGGGCTGGGCCACGAACTCGTGCATGCAAGGCCCGTCGTAGGGCACCCGGTAGCCCTTTGCCTTCAGGAGCTCCTTCAGGTAACGGGCGTTGAGGACGGAAAGGGCCGCGGCCTTCTTGAGGCCA
This genomic interval carries:
- a CDS encoding rhodanese-like domain-containing protein, producing the protein MKGMKKLAWLGLLLVLPVLAQATTTTFSALTVRELGNFLTTLPADFYGIQPAAAKQMMDTLDVFVLDVREPSEYKDGRIPGAVNIPIRDLPKKVGELPKGKPIIVYCGIGHRGAMALVFLKGQGYNVKSILGGYKAWTGANLPVEK